A stretch of Nitrospira sp. DNA encodes these proteins:
- a CDS encoding PilZ domain-containing protein: MVTRKFPRFLTRLSSVLVQRDKLRYDAAVCDVSIKGCRVESPIKPFTGMQLEVSFQLPGEATPITISNATVRWTGSHGIGIEFLKIEPAQEARLKSLISQITTNKSAA, translated from the coding sequence ATGGTCACAAGAAAATTTCCACGGTTTCTCACACGCCTGTCCAGCGTGCTGGTTCAACGGGACAAGCTGCGCTACGATGCCGCCGTCTGCGACGTTTCGATCAAAGGCTGCCGCGTAGAAAGCCCCATCAAGCCCTTTACCGGCATGCAACTGGAAGTCTCCTTTCAGCTGCCTGGTGAAGCCACGCCGATCACGATCAGCAATGCCACCGTGCGCTGGACCGGCTCTCATGGCATCGGCATTGAGTTTCTCAAGATCGAACCGGCCCAGGAAGCACGCCTCAAGTCCTTAATTTCGCAGATTACCACAAACAAGAGCGCCGCCTAA
- the mtaB gene encoding tRNA (N(6)-L-threonylcarbamoyladenosine(37)-C(2))-methylthiotransferase MtaB: MLTKSAPPRASLHTLGCRLNQAETSILGERLRRDGYQLVEFGQPTDLLVLNTCSVTEDAERTSRYLIRKTLKHSPHAFIAVTGCYAQTGTEGLKKQAGIDLIVGNQYKLDLPSYLPPSDQLQKRATPEVHRTKTIARDDFELDLYAQPDSTRAPLKIQDGCSTMCSFCIIPFARGQERSRMLADVLREAEQLAAQGCREVVLTGVNIGQYRQDGADLCTVIRWLEQIAGLERIRISSIEPTTVTDELLDLMASSSKLCPYLHVPLQSGDDRILSAMNRSYSAGDYRNLIERALRKIPNLGLGTDIMVGFPCEDDEAFDKTLQLATDLPFAYFHVFPYSPRPGTAAIKLPHPVDPALVKRRTAILTARSQAKRLAFHDRHIGTTVPVLFESGLQEGYGVGTTANFLKVAVPSTSDMTNQVHRVTITAASERWAIGLITNSHAGAVPLPIV, encoded by the coding sequence ATGCTCACGAAATCCGCACCACCACGCGCCTCGCTGCACACGCTCGGCTGCCGGCTCAACCAGGCGGAAACCTCGATCCTCGGGGAACGGCTGCGGCGGGACGGCTATCAACTGGTGGAATTTGGCCAGCCGACCGATTTGCTGGTGCTGAATACCTGCTCCGTCACGGAAGATGCCGAGCGCACCTCGCGCTATCTGATTCGCAAGACCTTGAAACATTCGCCCCATGCCTTTATCGCCGTAACCGGCTGCTATGCACAGACCGGAACGGAGGGGCTCAAGAAACAAGCGGGCATCGACCTGATCGTCGGCAATCAATACAAGCTGGACCTGCCCAGCTATCTCCCGCCGAGCGATCAGCTCCAGAAACGGGCGACCCCCGAAGTGCATCGGACCAAGACCATTGCGCGCGATGACTTTGAGCTCGACCTGTACGCGCAACCGGACTCCACCAGGGCGCCGCTCAAGATTCAGGACGGCTGTAGCACGATGTGCAGCTTCTGCATCATTCCCTTCGCCCGCGGGCAGGAACGCAGCCGGATGCTGGCCGATGTGCTGCGCGAGGCCGAGCAGCTCGCTGCTCAGGGTTGCCGGGAAGTCGTGTTGACCGGCGTGAATATCGGGCAGTACCGGCAGGACGGCGCCGACCTTTGTACCGTGATCCGGTGGCTGGAACAGATTGCCGGGCTTGAGCGCATCCGCATCTCCTCGATTGAACCGACGACGGTCACGGATGAACTGCTCGATCTCATGGCCTCATCCTCGAAACTCTGTCCCTATCTCCATGTTCCCCTTCAGAGTGGAGACGACAGGATTCTGTCGGCCATGAACCGGTCCTATTCGGCAGGCGACTATCGGAATCTGATCGAGCGCGCCCTGCGCAAGATTCCCAACCTGGGACTCGGCACGGACATCATGGTGGGCTTTCCCTGTGAAGATGACGAGGCCTTCGACAAGACGCTTCAGCTGGCGACCGATCTGCCCTTCGCCTATTTTCACGTCTTCCCCTATTCGCCTCGTCCGGGAACTGCAGCCATCAAGCTCCCCCATCCGGTGGATCCGGCATTGGTGAAGCGGCGCACGGCCATCCTGACGGCTCGCTCCCAGGCCAAACGGCTGGCCTTTCACGACCGGCACATTGGCACCACGGTCCCGGTCTTGTTTGAATCCGGACTCCAGGAAGGCTATGGTGTGGGGACGACTGCGAACTTTTTGAAAGTTGCGGTGCCATCGACCAGTGACATGACGAATCAGGTCCACCGGGTGACGATCACGGCCGCCAGCGAACGCTGGGCCATCGGCCTGATCACGAATTCTCACGCAGGCGCCGTACCATTGCCGATCGTATGA
- a CDS encoding 3'-5' exonuclease produces the protein MKVVLDIETVQAPREEWARLLGKEPSSGEPTGDFDLFAAGAAEEQRHADDELYAKSAFDGTFSRIVCIGLLEFSDQMEARSAVAWYGPNERELLRQFWARLAQDRPGLFITHNGLGFDLPFIKKRSIINQVKPSLDINLAKFRTEPVYDTMAIWSNWDTRGWVKLDVLARALNVETKSGSGSQVAAMWEQGEGMELARYCLQDTYVTYACYCRMNFRQPLSSDVVLLQPELLEVL, from the coding sequence ATGAAAGTGGTGCTGGATATCGAAACGGTCCAGGCTCCGAGAGAGGAGTGGGCGAGACTGCTGGGGAAAGAGCCTTCGTCGGGCGAGCCAACGGGGGATTTTGACCTCTTTGCCGCCGGGGCCGCGGAGGAACAGCGCCATGCGGACGATGAGTTGTACGCCAAGTCGGCCTTTGACGGGACCTTCAGCCGGATTGTCTGTATCGGCCTGCTCGAATTTTCCGATCAAATGGAGGCGCGGAGCGCGGTGGCCTGGTATGGGCCGAATGAGCGGGAGCTGCTGCGCCAGTTCTGGGCCCGCCTGGCGCAAGACCGGCCCGGACTCTTTATCACCCATAACGGGTTAGGGTTCGACCTGCCCTTCATCAAGAAACGCTCGATCATCAACCAGGTGAAGCCCAGCCTCGATATCAATCTGGCCAAGTTCCGGACGGAGCCGGTGTACGACACGATGGCGATCTGGAGCAATTGGGACACCCGCGGGTGGGTCAAGCTGGACGTGCTGGCCAGGGCGCTCAACGTGGAGACGAAATCCGGGAGCGGCTCGCAGGTGGCGGCGATGTGGGAGCAGGGGGAAGGGATGGAGCTGGCCCGGTACTGTCTCCAGGATACCTATGTGACCTATGCCTGTTATTGCCGGATGAATTTCCGGCAGCCGTTGTCGAGCGATGTGGTGCTGCTTCAGCCGGAATTGCTTGAAGTGTTATAG
- the lon gene encoding endopeptidase La, with the protein MNNEITVLTLPILPIKRTVLFPGVMMPLTIGRERSMAAVNAAMKTEEKMILVVAQRDPQTDEPGLADLYPIGTKAIIRQVAQSPEGTIHAMVQGLDRVVLIEAEQTTPYMTARVRALDRPSDSSTEVQALHRAIQELVTDLPRLIQAPGMQEASVALSNEEDPVALAYRIASLVNLTVAEEQKLLETSSTAELLRGLYAALSREIQILQVRDKITSEAQAKIGKNQREYILREQLKAIQQELGESDGEEHDIAHLKKQIQEADLPDPVRKEAEREVARLGKVPPSSPDHQVLRTYLELVLELPWKNASEDHLDLAKVRQVLEEDHYGIKEVKERIVEHLAVLKLNPTAKAPILCLVGPPGVGKTSLGQSIAKAMGRTFERFSLGGVHDEAELRGHRRTYVGALPGRIIQAVRRAGVNNPVLMLDEVDKMGRDFRGDPAAALLEILDPAQNHTFRDHYLDLPFDLSKAFFITTANTLDTISQPLLDRMEIIRLQGYSEREKAEIARRYLWPRRLKEAGLDASQALLSDEVLNLVISRYTREAGVRQLEQMLGRLTRKVALTFADLPEGAERQPVEIRAGLLGEWLGSERFMPEEARKNLPPGVATGLAWTPTGGDVLYIETTLLPGSHELTLTGQLGDVMQESARAARSYLWSHAESMGLDISRFKRNGVHIHVPSGAIPKDGPSAGITMATALASSYVGKAVRSDTAMTGEISLSGLVLPVGGIKEKVLAAHRAGIKRIILPKANEKDLKDVPQEVRDELTFILVERIEEVLPAAFNQEAAASAGSERDEPLATSTAS; encoded by the coding sequence ATGAACAACGAGATAACCGTGCTGACCCTGCCGATATTACCCATCAAGCGGACGGTCTTGTTCCCAGGGGTCATGATGCCCCTGACCATCGGCCGGGAACGGTCGATGGCCGCCGTCAACGCCGCGATGAAGACCGAAGAGAAGATGATCCTGGTCGTCGCGCAGCGCGACCCGCAGACCGATGAACCGGGCCTCGCCGATCTGTACCCCATCGGCACCAAAGCCATTATCAGGCAGGTGGCCCAATCCCCTGAGGGCACCATCCACGCCATGGTCCAAGGGTTGGACCGCGTGGTGCTGATCGAAGCAGAGCAGACCACCCCCTACATGACCGCCCGCGTGCGCGCGCTGGATCGGCCCTCCGACAGCAGCACCGAAGTGCAGGCCTTGCATCGGGCCATTCAAGAACTGGTCACGGACCTGCCGCGCTTGATTCAAGCGCCGGGCATGCAGGAAGCCAGCGTCGCCCTCAGCAACGAAGAGGACCCGGTCGCCCTCGCGTACCGGATTGCCTCGCTCGTCAACCTGACCGTCGCCGAAGAGCAGAAACTCCTGGAGACCTCCTCGACCGCCGAATTGCTGCGCGGCCTCTATGCGGCCCTGTCGCGGGAAATTCAAATCCTCCAGGTGCGCGACAAGATTACCAGCGAAGCCCAGGCCAAGATCGGCAAGAACCAGCGCGAATACATTCTGCGCGAACAGCTCAAGGCCATTCAGCAGGAACTGGGCGAGAGCGACGGGGAAGAACACGACATCGCCCACCTGAAGAAACAGATCCAGGAGGCCGACCTCCCCGACCCTGTCCGGAAAGAAGCCGAGCGGGAAGTGGCGCGCCTCGGGAAAGTGCCGCCGTCCTCGCCGGACCATCAGGTGCTCAGGACCTATCTGGAACTCGTCCTCGAACTGCCCTGGAAGAACGCCTCCGAGGACCATCTGGATCTCGCCAAGGTCCGGCAGGTGCTCGAAGAGGATCACTACGGCATCAAGGAAGTGAAAGAACGCATCGTCGAACACCTGGCGGTCTTGAAGCTCAATCCGACTGCCAAGGCGCCGATCCTCTGCCTCGTCGGCCCTCCAGGCGTCGGCAAGACCAGCTTGGGGCAGTCCATTGCGAAAGCCATGGGCCGCACCTTCGAGCGGTTCAGCCTCGGCGGCGTGCATGACGAAGCCGAATTGCGCGGCCATCGCCGGACCTATGTCGGCGCCTTGCCGGGCCGGATCATCCAGGCCGTGCGCCGGGCCGGCGTCAACAATCCGGTCCTCATGCTCGATGAAGTGGACAAGATGGGCCGCGACTTCCGGGGAGACCCGGCGGCCGCGCTCTTGGAAATCCTCGATCCGGCGCAGAACCATACGTTCCGCGACCACTATCTGGATCTGCCGTTCGACTTGTCGAAGGCGTTCTTCATCACGACGGCGAACACCCTCGACACGATCAGCCAGCCCTTGCTGGACCGCATGGAGATCATCCGCCTGCAGGGCTACAGCGAACGGGAAAAGGCCGAAATCGCCCGCCGCTACCTCTGGCCGCGACGGCTGAAGGAGGCGGGCCTCGACGCCAGCCAGGCCTTGCTGTCCGACGAGGTCTTGAACCTCGTCATCAGCCGCTACACGCGCGAAGCGGGCGTGCGCCAGCTCGAACAGATGCTGGGACGCCTCACGAGAAAAGTGGCGCTAACCTTCGCCGACCTGCCGGAAGGAGCGGAGCGGCAGCCGGTCGAGATTCGCGCCGGCCTGCTCGGCGAATGGCTGGGCTCGGAACGGTTCATGCCGGAAGAGGCGCGGAAGAATCTGCCTCCGGGCGTGGCGACCGGGCTGGCCTGGACACCGACCGGCGGCGACGTGCTCTATATCGAAACCACCCTCTTGCCCGGCAGCCATGAACTGACCCTCACCGGCCAGTTGGGCGACGTGATGCAGGAGTCGGCGCGCGCGGCGCGCAGCTATCTCTGGTCGCATGCCGAAAGCATGGGGCTGGATATCTCGCGCTTCAAACGCAACGGCGTCCACATCCACGTGCCGTCGGGGGCCATTCCGAAAGACGGCCCGTCAGCCGGCATCACCATGGCGACGGCCTTGGCCTCCAGCTACGTGGGGAAAGCCGTGCGGAGCGATACGGCCATGACGGGGGAAATCAGCTTGAGCGGATTGGTCTTGCCGGTGGGCGGGATCAAGGAAAAAGTCCTGGCGGCGCATCGCGCCGGGATCAAGCGGATCATTCTGCCGAAGGCCAACGAGAAGGACCTGAAAGACGTGCCGCAGGAAGTGCGGGACGAACTCACCTTTATCCTGGTCGAACGGATCGAAGAAGTGCTGCCGGCCGCCTTCAATCAAGAGGCGGCCGCATCGGCAGGCAGTGAGCGGGATGAACCCCTAGCGACCTCGACCGCCTCGTAA
- a CDS encoding THUMP domain-containing protein yields MDSTNQRCFAPCPRGLERLLQQELAAIGATDLRQTEGGVGFSGDLKTIYRANLESRLASRILLEVAHVPYRHEQDIYAAACAIPWPQWFQASRTIKVKTSAQHCPLKSIDFVTLRIKDAICDTFTKLKGTRPSVNSSRPDIRIDAFLDATHLTLYLGTTGDSLFKRGFRQSTVEAPLRENLAAGIVQLTGWNGTTPLLDPLCGSGTIPLEAAMMARHIAPGLGRHFAFELFSNFDAALWNTIQAQAKAKQLPASPAPIYASDRDAQAVHIATEQFTRAGVARDITLTHIDLFDLTPPKEPGIIVMNPPYGVRLGTQADLDVFYPKLGSWLKTRCVGWRVYLFTGDLRAPKLIGLAPSKRTPLFNGAIECRLYEFLIVQGGARRRLVPVEHPSGNPTPS; encoded by the coding sequence ATGGATAGCACAAACCAGCGCTGCTTTGCACCCTGCCCGCGCGGCCTCGAACGGCTGCTGCAACAGGAACTGGCCGCCATCGGCGCCACCGACCTGCGCCAGACCGAAGGCGGCGTGGGATTTTCCGGCGATCTGAAGACCATCTACCGGGCCAATCTCGAAAGCCGCCTCGCGAGCCGCATCCTGCTGGAAGTGGCGCACGTCCCCTATCGCCACGAACAAGATATCTACGCCGCCGCTTGCGCCATTCCCTGGCCGCAGTGGTTCCAGGCCTCGCGCACCATCAAAGTCAAAACCAGCGCACAGCACTGTCCGCTCAAAAGCATCGACTTCGTCACCCTGCGGATCAAAGATGCCATCTGCGACACCTTCACCAAGCTGAAGGGCACCCGCCCCAGTGTGAACTCCAGCCGTCCGGACATTCGCATCGACGCCTTTCTCGATGCCACCCATCTCACGCTCTACCTCGGCACCACCGGGGACTCCCTCTTCAAGCGCGGCTTCCGCCAATCAACCGTCGAGGCGCCCTTGCGCGAGAATCTCGCCGCTGGCATCGTGCAGTTGACCGGCTGGAACGGCACCACGCCGCTGCTCGACCCCCTGTGCGGTAGCGGCACGATCCCGCTCGAAGCCGCCATGATGGCCAGACACATCGCCCCCGGTCTCGGCCGGCACTTCGCCTTCGAACTGTTCTCGAATTTCGACGCAGCCCTCTGGAACACCATCCAAGCCCAAGCCAAGGCCAAGCAATTACCCGCGAGCCCTGCTCCCATCTATGCCTCCGATCGGGACGCCCAGGCCGTGCACATCGCCACCGAGCAATTCACCCGTGCCGGAGTCGCCCGGGACATCACGCTCACCCACATCGATCTCTTCGACCTCACCCCGCCAAAAGAGCCCGGCATCATCGTCATGAATCCGCCCTACGGCGTCCGCCTCGGCACCCAAGCCGATCTAGACGTCTTCTATCCCAAACTTGGCTCCTGGCTCAAAACCCGCTGTGTCGGCTGGCGCGTCTATCTGTTTACCGGGGACCTCCGCGCACCCAAACTCATCGGCCTGGCCCCCTCGAAACGCACCCCCCTCTTCAACGGCGCCATCGAATGCCGCCTCTATGAATTCCTCATCGTCCAAGGCGGGGCCAGACGCCGTCTCGTGCCTGTAGAACATCCATCGGGCAATCCCACACCCAGCTGA
- a CDS encoding A/G-specific adenine glycosylase — MRAKSAKSSSRKKKAVSKFPALPPALKRRFQQRLLKWYGEHGRDLPWRKTSDPYHILVSEVMLQQTQVDRVIPKYHEFLDRYPSFEHLADAPVADVKKTWYPLGYNIRPERLHSIACETVERYGGQLPNDAEELLSFKGIGRYTAGAIRSFAFNEDAPILDTNVIRVLHRVFVAQGDPKTQKAHLWELSEALIPRGKGYDFNQAIMDFGAMVCTARDPYCLLCPMKSFCRTYPFDPQSRSRS; from the coding sequence ATGCGCGCCAAATCAGCCAAGTCGTCCTCCCGTAAGAAGAAGGCGGTGTCCAAGTTTCCCGCGCTCCCTCCTGCGCTGAAACGCCGGTTTCAACAGCGGCTGCTCAAGTGGTACGGCGAGCATGGCCGCGACCTGCCTTGGCGAAAGACCTCAGACCCCTATCACATTCTCGTATCGGAAGTGATGTTGCAGCAGACGCAGGTGGACCGCGTGATTCCCAAGTATCACGAGTTTTTGGATCGCTATCCGAGTTTCGAGCACCTGGCCGATGCTCCGGTCGCGGACGTGAAAAAAACCTGGTATCCCTTGGGGTACAACATCCGACCGGAGCGGCTGCACAGCATTGCCTGTGAAACGGTCGAGCGCTATGGCGGCCAGCTGCCTAATGACGCCGAGGAGCTGTTGTCCTTCAAGGGGATTGGGCGGTACACCGCCGGCGCCATCCGGTCGTTTGCCTTCAACGAAGATGCGCCGATTCTCGACACGAATGTCATTCGCGTGCTCCATCGTGTGTTCGTCGCCCAGGGGGATCCCAAGACCCAGAAAGCGCATCTCTGGGAACTTTCGGAAGCCCTGATCCCGCGCGGGAAGGGCTACGATTTTAATCAGGCGATCATGGATTTCGGCGCGATGGTCTGTACGGCGAGAGATCCCTACTGTTTGCTGTGCCCGATGAAGTCGTTTTGCCGGACCTATCCGTTCGACCCGCAGTCCCGCTCCCGTTCGTAG
- a CDS encoding type II toxin-antitoxin system RelE/ParE family toxin produces the protein MAWYRIAFRPSVVQDLSHIDQPMAQRLFDKTKWIASNVDNLRHEPLSPDLPGLSKYAVGDWRIFYSIDRGDALLEIHAIVRRSALR, from the coding sequence ATGGCCTGGTACCGCATCGCCTTCCGCCCATCAGTCGTCCAGGACCTCTCCCACATTGATCAGCCGATGGCGCAACGGCTTTTCGACAAGACCAAATGGATCGCGTCCAACGTCGACAACCTCCGGCATGAACCGCTCTCGCCGGATCTGCCGGGCCTCTCCAAATATGCCGTGGGGGACTGGCGGATTTTTTATTCGATTGACCGGGGGGATGCGCTGCTGGAAATTCACGCCATCGTCCGGCGCTCCGCGCTGCGCTGA
- a CDS encoding (deoxy)nucleoside triphosphate pyrophosphohydrolase yields the protein MAIQVAAGLIHREGRYLIARRKPGAHLGGFWEFPGGKREPGETLEACLHRELFEELNVRIAGLRPYEVVRHSYPEKTVELHFFHCVIEAGEAEPMDGTELRWVLPDEFSQFQFPPADEVILEALRRDAGRSVS from the coding sequence ATGGCGATTCAAGTCGCGGCAGGACTGATTCATCGCGAGGGCCGGTATTTGATCGCCCGCCGGAAACCCGGCGCGCATCTTGGCGGATTCTGGGAGTTTCCCGGCGGGAAACGGGAGCCGGGTGAAACGCTGGAAGCCTGTTTGCACCGCGAGTTGTTTGAAGAATTGAATGTTCGGATCGCAGGCCTGCGTCCGTACGAGGTGGTCCGGCATTCGTATCCGGAGAAAACCGTCGAGCTGCATTTTTTTCATTGCGTGATCGAGGCGGGGGAGGCCGAGCCGATGGACGGCACGGAGCTCCGCTGGGTGTTGCCGGACGAATTCTCGCAATTCCAATTTCCCCCGGCGGACGAGGTGATCCTCGAGGCCTTGCGGCGGGACGCAGGAAGGAGTGTGTCATGA
- the miaB gene encoding tRNA (N6-isopentenyl adenosine(37)-C2)-methylthiotransferase MiaB, whose translation MTHKATPHLVHIETFGCQMNESDSELVRSLLKQDGFAFTDDRERADVMLMNTCAIRENAHNKVYGHLGELHAIKKERPLVVGVLGCMAQSLKDELTKKVPLIDVLAGPDAYRQLPMLISNALQAQEQGFSKKAFALDLSEYETYDGVMPDREGGTNAWITVMRGCDNFCSFCVVPYTRGRERSRDPQSILAEAQQAAALGYKQITLLGQNVNSYRSDDWDFAKLILAVADTPGIERVRFTSPHPKDFPRPLLEAIATHPKICKHIHLPLQSGSDRILDLMGRLYTTDDYRKLVDQIRQLIPDIVLTTDIICGFCSETDEEFNQTYRLVEQVRFHSAFVFAYSERKNTIAARKYPDDISNDVKSLRVQRLVDLQREIGAALNRKYIGQRLSILVERDATRSPDQWMGKTDGNIAVIWNKGTEPLQPGLFTTRLITDATTAALFAE comes from the coding sequence ATGACACACAAAGCTACGCCCCATTTAGTCCATATCGAGACCTTCGGCTGCCAGATGAACGAGTCGGACAGCGAGTTGGTCCGTTCACTGCTCAAGCAAGACGGGTTTGCCTTCACTGACGATCGCGAGCGGGCGGACGTGATGCTGATGAATACCTGCGCGATTCGCGAGAACGCGCACAATAAAGTCTATGGCCATCTTGGCGAGCTCCACGCGATCAAGAAGGAACGGCCGCTCGTCGTCGGCGTGCTCGGCTGCATGGCGCAAAGTCTGAAAGACGAGCTGACCAAGAAAGTCCCGTTGATCGACGTGCTCGCGGGCCCCGATGCCTATCGGCAGCTGCCCATGCTGATCTCCAACGCCCTCCAGGCTCAGGAACAGGGTTTTTCAAAGAAAGCCTTTGCGCTCGATCTGTCGGAATATGAAACCTACGACGGGGTCATGCCGGATCGCGAGGGCGGGACCAATGCCTGGATCACGGTCATGCGCGGCTGCGACAACTTCTGCAGCTTCTGCGTCGTCCCCTACACCAGAGGGCGCGAACGGTCGCGCGACCCGCAGAGTATTCTGGCCGAAGCGCAGCAAGCGGCCGCTCTGGGCTACAAGCAAATCACCTTGTTGGGACAAAACGTGAACTCGTACCGGTCTGACGACTGGGACTTCGCCAAGCTCATCCTGGCGGTCGCCGATACGCCTGGCATCGAACGGGTCCGGTTCACCTCGCCCCATCCCAAGGATTTTCCCCGTCCGCTCCTGGAGGCCATCGCCACCCATCCAAAGATCTGCAAACACATCCACCTGCCGCTGCAATCCGGCAGCGACCGCATCCTGGATCTCATGGGCCGGCTGTATACGACAGACGACTATCGCAAGCTCGTCGATCAGATCAGGCAGCTTATCCCCGATATTGTGCTGACGACGGATATCATCTGCGGATTCTGCTCGGAAACGGACGAGGAGTTCAACCAGACCTATCGGCTGGTCGAACAGGTCCGGTTTCATTCAGCCTTTGTCTTCGCCTATTCCGAGCGAAAAAATACGATCGCCGCAAGGAAATATCCCGACGATATCTCTAATGATGTCAAGAGCTTGCGGGTGCAGCGGTTGGTCGATCTTCAGCGAGAGATCGGCGCGGCCCTGAACCGGAAATACATCGGCCAGAGACTTTCCATCCTGGTCGAGCGCGATGCCACCAGGTCGCCGGATCAATGGATGGGAAAAACAGACGGCAACATTGCCGTCATCTGGAACAAGGGAACCGAGCCGCTTCAGCCAGGCCTGTTCACCACTCGATTGATCACCGACGCCACAACGGCCGCTCTCTTTGCGGAGTAG
- a CDS encoding NUDIX hydrolase — protein MKYCSACGAPVSQKIPPGDNVLRYVCEHCQAIHYHNPKIVAGCIPEWGDDILLCRRAIEPRLGFWTFPAGFMEIGESTEEAAARETKEEALADVEIVSLYAVLSMPHIGQVYMVFRGRMMALEFGAGSESLEVRLFPRHAIPWDEMAFPVVADALRRYVKDAEAGRFLLQLGNVADRMPE, from the coding sequence ATGAAATATTGCAGCGCCTGCGGCGCGCCCGTCAGCCAGAAGATCCCCCCCGGCGACAATGTGCTGCGCTACGTGTGCGAACATTGCCAGGCTATTCATTACCATAATCCCAAAATTGTCGCAGGCTGTATTCCGGAATGGGGGGATGACATCCTCTTGTGCCGCCGCGCCATCGAGCCGCGCCTGGGATTTTGGACCTTTCCCGCCGGATTCATGGAGATCGGGGAAAGCACGGAGGAAGCGGCCGCGCGCGAAACGAAAGAAGAAGCGCTGGCGGACGTGGAGATCGTCTCGCTCTACGCGGTGCTCAGCATGCCGCATATCGGGCAAGTCTACATGGTGTTTCGCGGGCGGATGATGGCGCTCGAGTTTGGCGCCGGGTCGGAAAGTCTCGAAGTGCGGCTCTTCCCCCGCCATGCGATTCCCTGGGACGAGATGGCTTTTCCCGTCGTGGCGGACGCCTTGCGCCGCTATGTGAAGGACGCCGAGGCGGGCCGGTTCTTGCTGCAGCTCGGGAATGTGGCCGACCGGATGCCGGAGTAG
- a CDS encoding FAD-binding oxidoreductase: MAMISLEDHARKRAALAESLRASSQTGSLALDKPTSNLFRQRVQEPRQKLDVRDFNHVIRVDEQARTALVEGMTTYEELVRETLPFGLMPCVVPQLKSITIGGALAGIGIESSSFKYGFVHETVLAMDILLPDGRVVSATKENEHRDLFFGFANSYGTLGYALTVTLALIPVKKFVRLRHERYSDPETYFQALGRICRDGQVAFVDGTMFSGRELYITTGEWVDQAEWVSDYTYQHIYYRSIQQKTVDYLTAHDYLWRWDTDWFWCSKHFFVQHPLVRWLWGRKRLCSTVYWQVRNRFNRSPVAQRIAGALTGRQELVIQDVEIPLEQAPTFAAFFNREIGITPVWICPVAAYDPTASYPLYPMTPGMLYVNFGFWDAVKTDHEEGYFNKKVEATVRALHGKKSLYSDAYYSRDDFWQLYNEPAYRALKVRYDPAAKLKDLYEKCVLRK, from the coding sequence ATGGCGATGATCTCGCTAGAAGACCATGCCCGCAAGCGAGCGGCCTTGGCGGAGTCCCTGCGCGCGTCTAGCCAAACCGGATCGCTGGCCCTCGACAAACCCACCTCCAATCTCTTCCGTCAGCGGGTGCAGGAGCCGCGGCAGAAGCTGGACGTCCGCGACTTCAACCATGTGATCCGCGTGGACGAGCAGGCCAGGACTGCCTTAGTCGAAGGGATGACGACCTACGAGGAGCTGGTCCGCGAAACGCTGCCGTTCGGACTGATGCCCTGCGTGGTCCCCCAACTGAAGTCGATTACTATCGGCGGAGCATTGGCGGGGATCGGCATTGAATCGTCCTCATTCAAGTACGGCTTCGTCCACGAAACGGTCCTGGCCATGGATATTCTCCTGCCTGACGGCAGGGTCGTGTCGGCCACCAAAGAGAACGAGCACCGAGATCTGTTCTTCGGGTTTGCGAATTCCTACGGCACGCTGGGCTATGCGCTCACCGTCACCCTCGCGCTCATTCCCGTCAAGAAATTTGTCCGGCTCCGGCACGAGCGGTATTCCGATCCGGAGACCTATTTCCAGGCCCTGGGGCGCATCTGCCGGGACGGGCAGGTGGCTTTCGTGGATGGCACGATGTTCAGCGGGCGGGAGCTCTATATCACGACCGGGGAATGGGTCGATCAGGCTGAATGGGTGAGCGATTACACCTATCAGCACATCTACTATCGATCGATCCAGCAGAAGACGGTGGATTACCTGACGGCGCACGATTACCTGTGGCGATGGGACACCGATTGGTTCTGGTGCTCGAAACATTTCTTCGTCCAGCATCCGCTCGTCCGGTGGCTGTGGGGCCGGAAGCGTCTCTGCTCCACTGTCTATTGGCAGGTGCGCAACCGGTTCAATCGCTCACCCGTCGCCCAGCGGATCGCCGGCGCGCTGACCGGCCGGCAGGAGCTCGTGATTCAGGACGTGGAAATTCCGCTGGAGCAGGCGCCGACGTTTGCCGCGTTCTTCAATCGGGAGATTGGGATCACCCCGGTGTGGATCTGTCCGGTCGCAGCCTACGATCCAACGGCCTCCTATCCGTTGTACCCGATGACTCCCGGCATGTTGTACGTCAATTTCGGATTCTGGGACGCGGTGAAGACCGACCATGAAGAGGGGTATTTCAATAAGAAAGTCGAAGCCACCGTGCGGGCCCTCCACGGCAAAAAGTCCCTCTACTCAGATGCGTACTATTCGCGCGACGACTTCTGGCAGTTGTACAACGAACCGGCCTACCGCGCGCTCAAGGTCCGGTATGATCCGGCGGCCAAGCTGAAGGATCTGTATGAGAAGTGCGTCCTCAGAAAGTGA